From one Gossypium hirsutum isolate 1008001.06 chromosome D08, Gossypium_hirsutum_v2.1, whole genome shotgun sequence genomic stretch:
- the LOC107918379 gene encoding probable methyltransferase PMT17, translating to MAREYSGLQMHHQLEAKRKRLTWILGVSALCILFYVLGAWQTTPSSQYDVYTRVGCDNNSATPDSNGSNQSLTNLDFASHHQVALDSSKTISQFPPCDMAYSEYTPCQDKVRGRKFDRDMMKYRERHCPTKQEMLLCLIPAPPKYKTPFKWPQSRDYAWYDNIPHKELSIEKAVQNWIQVEGDRFRFPGGGTMFPRGADAYIDDIGELIPLTDGNIRTAVDTGCGVASFGAYLLKRNILTMSFAPRDTHEAQVQFALERGVPAMIGIIGSMRLPYPARAFDLAHCSRCLIPWQNNEGLYLMEVDRILRPGGYWILSGPPINWKKYWRGWERTKEDLKQEQDAIENVARRLCWKKVTENNDLAIWQKPINHVGCVKEVMCKSEDPDTAWYRSLEACITPVPQVLSSDEVAGGELLKWPERAFSVPPRLSRGSVPGLGVDRFIEDNEQWKDKIAHYNRIIAPLRSGRYRNIMDMNAYLGGFAAAVAKYPVWVMNVIPAHIDYDTLGVIYERGLIGTYQDWCEAFSTYPRTYDLIHASGLFTLYQHRCDITYILLEMDRILRPEGSVIFRDTVELLVKIKSITDGMRWKSHIVDHESGPFNPEKILVAVKTYWTGEATKRKPK from the exons ATGGCCAGAGAGTACAGTGGATTGCAAATGCATCATCAGCTGGAAGCAAAGAGGAAGCGTCTCACGTGGATTCTTGGGGTGAGTGCTCTCtgcatattattttatgtgttgggAGCTTGGCAGACTACTCCTAGCAGTCAATACGATGTATACACAAGAGTTGGTTGCGATAATAATAGCGCTACACCAGACAGCAATGGCAGTAATCAATCATTAACAAACTTGGACTTTGCAAGCCATCACCAGGTGGCTCTCGACAGTTCAAAAACAATCAGTCAATTCCCACCATGTGATATGGCATACAGTGAGTACACTCCTTGCCAAGATAAAGTGAGAGGAAGAAAATTCGATCGCGACATGATGAAATATCGAGAACGGCATTGTCCCACCAAGCAAGAAATGCTCCTCTGCCTTATACCAGCTCCGCCCAAGTATAAGACCCCTTTCAAATGGCCTCAGTCTCGTGATTACGCATGGTACGACAACATCCCTCACAAAGAACTCAGCATCGAGAAGGCAGTCCAGAACTGGATTCAAGTAGAGGGTGATCGTTTCAGATTCCCTGGGGGAGGCACCATGTTCCCTCGGGGAGCCGATGCATATATTGATGACATTGGCGAGCTCATTCCCCTCACTGATGGAAACATCAGGACAGCTGTTGATACTGGATGTGgg GTTGCCAGTTTCGGTGCTTACCTGTTGAAGAGGAATATCTTGACAATGTCTTTTGCTCCAAGAGATACACACGAAGCACAAGTCCAGTTTGCACTGGAACGCGGAGTTCCTGCAATGATCGGAATCATAGGTTCCATGAGGCTTCCTTACCCAGCAAGGGCTTTTGACTTGGCTCATTGTTCTCGTTGTTTGATCCCTTGGCAGAATAATG AGGGTTTGTATCTCATGGAAGTGGACCGCATTCTAAGACCTGGGGGTTACTGGATTCTCTCTGGTCCTCCTATCAACTGGAAGAAATATTGGAGAGGGTGGGAAAGAACAAAGGAGGACTTAAAACAAGAGCAAGATGCTATCGAAAACGTTGCTAGACGCCTATGCTGGAAGAAAGTGACTGAAAACAACGATCTAGCAATTTGGCAAAAGCCCATCAACCACGTCGGGTGTGTTAAAGAGGTCATGTGCAAATCAGAGGATCCAGATACAGCTTG GTACAGAAGTTTGGAAGCTTGCATAACCCCAGTTCCACAAGTATTGAGCTCAGATGAAGTTGCTGGCGGTGAACTATTAAAATGGCCGGAGCGTGCATTCTCTGTTCCTCCTAGACTTAGCCGTGGCTCAGTACCAGGCCTCGGTGTTGATAGATTTATAGAGGATAACGAACAGTGGAAGGATAAGATAGCACATTACAATCGAATTATTGCTCCCCTACGCTCAGGCCGATATCGGAATATTATGGACATGAATGCTTACCTGGGGGGATTCGCAGCAGCTGTGGCAAAGTATCCAGTGTGGGTCATGAATGTGATCCCTGCACATATAGACTATGACACTTTGGGAGTTATTTATGAACGAGGTCTAATTGGTACGTACCAGGATTGGTGCGAGGCATTCTCGACATATCCAAGAACCTACGACCTCATCCATGCTAGTGGCTTGTTTACTTTATATCAGCACAG GTGTGACATCACTTACATCTTGTTGGAGATGGACCGGATTCTGAGGCCGGAAGGGTCAGTTATATTTAGGGACACAGTGGAGCTGTTAGTGAAGATAAAGAGTATAACTGATGGAATGAGATGGAAGAGTCATATCGTGGACCATGAAAGTGGACCCTTCAATCCTGAGAAAATTCTTGTTGCTGTCAAAACTTACTGGACTGGTGAAGCAACAAAAAGGAAACCCAAGTAG